From the genome of Salvelinus namaycush isolate Seneca chromosome 10, SaNama_1.0, whole genome shotgun sequence, one region includes:
- the LOC120055184 gene encoding vegetative cell wall protein gp1-like — MSHPCPIPVPSPSQPRPVSSPSHPRPSPVLSHPHPIPVPAPSCLIPVPSPSQPRPVSSLSQPRPIPVPAPSCLIPVPSPSHPRLIPVPSPSHPRPSPIMSHPCPIPVPSPSQPRPVPSPSQPRPVSSPSHPGPSPVLSQPLSHPRPSPVLSHPCPSPVPSPSQPRPVSSLSHPRPVSSLSDPRPIPVPVPSCLIPVPAPSCSIPVPVPSCLIPVPAPSCPIPAPALSCLIPVPALSQPLPCPSLSHPATRRFRATRRRLA; from the coding sequence ATGTCTCATCCCTGTCCCATCCCCGTCCCATCCCCGTCCCAGCCCCGTCCTGTCTCATCCCCGTCCCATCCCCGTCCCAGCCCCGTCCTGTCTCATCCCCATCCCATCCCGGTCCCAGCCCCGTCCTGTCTCATCCCTGTCCCATCCCCGTCCCAGCCCCGTCCTGTCTCATCCCTGTCCCAGCCCCGTCCCATCCCCGTCCCAGCCCCGTCCTGTCTCATCCCTGTCCCATCCCCGTCCCATCCCCGTCTCATCCCTGTCCCATCCCCGTCCCATCCCCGTCCCAGCCCCATCATGTCTCATCCCTGTCCCATCCCCGTCCCATCCCCGTCCCAGCCCCGTCCCGTCCCATCCCCGTCCCAGCCCCGTCCTGTCTCATCCCCGTCCCATCCCGGTCCCAGCCCCGTCCTGTCTCAACCCTTGTCCCATCCCCGTCCCAGCCCCGTCCTGTCTCATCCCTGTCCCAGCCCCGTCCCATCCCCGTCCCAGCCCCGTCCTGTCTCATCCCTGTCCCATCCCCGTCCCGTCTCATCCCTGTCCGATCCCCGTCCCATCCCCGTCCCAGTCCCGTCCTGTCTCATCCCTGTCCCAGCCCCGTCCTGTTCCATCCCCGTCCCAGTCCCGTCCTGTCTCATCCCTGTCCCAGCCCCGTCCTGTCCCATCCCCGCCCCAGCCCTGTCCTGTCTCATCCCTGTTCCAgccctgtcccagcccctgccctgtccctccctgtcccatCCCGCCACACGTCGGTTTAGAGCCACTCGGAGGCGGCTGGCGTGA